Part of the Plasmodium malariae genome assembly, chromosome: 9 genome is shown below.
aaacaTTGACACAGTAGAAGAATAGTACACAGGTGAGTGTGCGCGCttgggtatatatatgtatgtatacatatctgttatatacatttatatatgcgtaaaaatatattacgcATTATGCTcacacacatatgtatatgtaacacttcttaaaacatttaaaaattcgaAAAACTTGCACTTAATCCGCTTATCCCCCCTAcccctttatttttatttttcacagGAAAGAAATATACTAAAACTGAACAATTTAAATTGTATATGTGACAGGTAACAAACAGacattattacattttttcctcttttttcctgaccatatcatatttttttccactTTTTTCCTGACCATATCATGTCTTCTCCCTTTTTCCTGAccatatcatatttttttccgcTTTTTTCCTGACCATATCATATCTTCTCCCTTTTTCCtgaccattttttttttttctcctcaTTTTTCCTCACTTTTGGCTATTCGTACAGGGCCAAGTAATAGTCGTAGGAAACCCAGTGCAGTCTGCTCCTGCACAGTTCAGAATTTTTTTGGTTAATTTTGCCAAGAACAAATTCCATATGTTTTggatttatataataaatagacTCTCcgtttaatacatttttaaaaatttctttttcctctAGGCAAGATATTATATCATTCGTTTCGATACTCGTAATTTCGGAAAGTTCTTGAATGGACAATTGTTCATAATTAACTAAAACTTTTAGTAATGTTTCATACCAGTAGGCCATATAGGACGCAACACCTAAATCGGAGAGTGGTCTTTCTGGAGTGCCAGTTCTTTTTTCCGTTTGTGATAAGAAATaactaaaatttattaaaaattttccatACCCCTTTTTTTGATGTTGTGGTAAGGTAAGAATACAAGAgacattattttttgaatatttttcttttgaaaaatatcCTGTAATATGATATCCATATTCATCAAATTCagtaataacataaaataaaaataaattaacacgatgttttaatgttttatgatcaagaaataattttgacaaaaaacataaattttcaCAATAAATTCGAAAATAATTTCCATCAATTTCaaaaatagatattttttcatttcgaTAAATTTCATTTCCTGGGGGATGTCGAATttcacatttatttatatgacgagttaattcattttcttctttaaaaaaagataaacaaaattcacatatatgtaaaatatcaATATTTTGATATTCTTTCGGGTATGGTGAAAAATACCATGTATCAATTAGatattttccaaattttatttgattaatagtttttaattttgtattttcttcATGTTCTCTCAAATATTCTTTATCAATACCAGCATGTTCATGATCTGatacattattatcataGGCTTTTATGAATGGCAGCCCATCATCTGGCTCTTGTTCTAATAGccttaaattttcataagcTAGCCAACAATCTAATCTCCTATCAAATTTTTCCCAATGCACATAATAATCATAATCACTCTCTTTcatgttcatattattcGTAGTTAACTCACTGTtaaacttatttatatattcactcttattaatatttaaggGAAATACTAAATTCAtatcattaaattttttattttttgctctTGCATATACAATAGAGCAATGCCTCCATACCTTATTAAGAGGATCCAAACCCCATAACACTTGTTTTACAGGTAATGCATTTGGGAATATTAAAGCGTATGAGTCGTTGAATTTTGATATAGAACTTACAACTTTCCCTGTACTTCTTGCTTTGTTGCTGCTGCTCTTTGTATACTTGTTTCCGCTGCTACTAATTGTTCCTCCTTTTTCTTTGCTTTTCGAATTCCACTCACTTTTTCCGAGGCTCTTACTATCGCACGACACCCCACCATCTGCACACGCGGCAGTAATCGCTTCGTTCGTTGCTGCAGTAGTGAAAGTGCTGACTTCGTTCAATGCTCTGGTAGGAACGGTAGTAGTTTCGTTCGTAGCTGTGCCTGAAACAGTCTTCTCCGTTACCCCCCTTGCCTTATTACTGTTTCCCTTTGACCCTTTACATATTATTCCTGCCCCTCTATTTAAATGCAAATTTTCACTTTTACTTCCACCCATTGTTATGGTTACTTGGGCTGCTTTtaaggaggaaaaaaaaatttctccCAAAGTTTGGGGCCCATATAATgctattatttgtttattcttaagtcataaaaaatgtactcagcaaaaaaaaaaaaaaaacaacaaaaaaaaaaaagataaagagaaagagataaaaaaatgaaaaaataataaaataataaaatacttaagtaagaaaacaaaaaagtgcaaaattgaaaatataataaggtGATAAAACAATCAAAtgagaaaatgaaaaaaaatcagCAAACACAATTCACCAGCGACGCATTTAAATCATAAATATGCGAgttacaaatatgtatacttatatatacatgtacgtatatattaatatatatatatatatgtatatgacaaaatgtatgtatatgtaaatatatattgtttatacGGATAAACACATATGTAACATATATTACTAATTAAATGGAAAGGAAATAACAATTCCTTCCATCTTTGAGTTTTTTAGgctctttaaaaaaaaaaaaaaatgacaaattttttttttcattcattttttgtgaaatttgttatttgttatttgttattatatatatatatatatatatatatatatatatatatatatatattttgcgCATTTTTCTCTATCATTTAGtttttatactattttatatagtaaGTTCTTTATATTCACTTATCTTCGTCTCTTCTGCTCTTCTGTTCTTCCACATACCAtcgtatataattttattgctTATGATTACTACtaccattttattatttgtccCATAATTTGAATATGGTAAATGTTTATCTTTCCCCCTCACTtgatatacatatgtaattttacatttttcctATACacttgtgtatatatgttcattatattatgtgtgtgtattatatatctgtacctatctatctatatatatatatatatatatacatatataaatacatatatatatatgtaatgtataGCTACGTTAACTCATAATGGCAACTGTGATTGCCTTCAATTTTGCATCATTTTATCACACCATTTTGTTTGGCTTCTTGAagtcataattattatatattctcacattttatgatttttagatttataataatagaatttttcgctttttatattgtaaCTATGTTGGGcctttataatataattcaagtttactgtttttttttaaattgtataattttttttttttttttgctcctttgtattattatgccatatttttcttttttatattatatattatgttatatattatgtgttatattttatttttttaatttgttccttaattttatcctttttgtTGTAATGTGTGAAAAAAATTAGGTATAGAATAATATACCAACGCAATATTATAGTtttaaatcataaaaaagtttatttcCTCTcttgtattttctttttttatttttttttatttttatcaagtacttcattatttattacttgaaaaaacaaaatgtttataaaaaaaaaaaaaaaaaattaaacgaGCATATTGGAGTaggaaaaatacaaaatataaaaaaaaggacattaataaaataactgcaaaaataattttttttttttttttttttttttttattaatactgtttgtttttattattaatacacAAATTTGGTAAAGGAAAACTGACGGGaacaaacatataaaaatgtaaaaaaaaaataaaaaaataaataaaaataaatgaaaacaaaacgaaaaaaaaaagaaaaaaaaaaaaaaaaaaaaaaaaaaaaaaaaaaaaaaaaaaagttttatataatgatgataatacTTGTTTAGAAGTGTTTTAAATATGTGCAAATTTGTGGATCACAAAAAGGCTTGCTTTAAAAATGTGGATCcattgtatataaattttggCACTAGTATGCTTGCATATGTATAAGTGTACATGTAAACATGTAAGcagataaatatacatatatatacatatatatacaaacgtacgtacatatatatatatatatatatatatatgtgtgtgtgtaaaTAGCAACCTGCTTGGCATACttcatacattttaattaaaatttagtatttaaaaagaacactgatttatagaaaattatatacgtatacatatatatacatatgtttcACAATATCGATAAAGATAAACTTAAGGATGCCCATAATAAGATagtcaaaaaaataaatcataaaaaaatgtacaataCATATACTCAAAATAGCTGCCAAATAATTTGATAAATGTTATTTAATATAGAAACTTATgaagaagaaatataaagGTAATCATCTAAACgttaaaaatgaatgatTTGCTAGTATGGTAATACAACAATACAGCAATACGGCAATGCGGTAATACGACAATGTGGTAATGGcgatattttatgtaatctTTTTCTCATTTACAGCTTGATACTATATGATGAATGCactcataattttttttccgtttTCTTCGaagcaatatatataacatttcaACCTTCACATTCGCATTTGCTTATacaagaaaagaaaaaagaaaactacTCCTTTCCATATATCAATCTACAAATTGGTAGTTGAaagatgataaaataaagttatgtacataaaacGAATTTAAATGTACAGCAATGTTTTAGTTGGTGGTTGtgtgtacataaaatatagttccattttttttttttttttttaatccatACGTTTTCAACAGATTGACATAAGATACATTAGACTCCTTGGACAGGTTTAGTTCTCTGTATAAacaaagaagaagaaaaaggaggaggaggaaggaaaaaaaaaaaaaaaaaaaatttatatttcgaAAATAGTCATTACTACTTTATCTTTCCTTGCTTCTTTGCTACGTTCTTtccgttttttttttttttttttttttttttttttttttttactgttcTAAGTAGTCTGCCTCTTCATCCGTTAAGTTATCTCCAAACTGTTTCAAGATGGACAGTATTAGGTCCTTATGCATAAACCCAgttttctataaaaataaaagaacgaAAAATATGTCCGTAAATATgcattaacatatatatacatatatatgcacaaatatgaatttgtttatttgtgtATGAGCGAACAAATGGTAGGCCTTTGCAATCATAGTTATTGTTATAAAGGCAGCATCCCCTTTTTGGTAATTCAAATTTATGTCCTACTGGCTTAATTGTGTGTACGTTTGTATAATTGTGCACGTATGTCTACGcctttatatgtatgtataaatttgtaCGTACATACGAGATAACATGCACACCTACCTGAACATCCCAAATTTCAAAGAAAGTTACCATATTATGAAATGCTTCCTCTTCATCTATTATAATCGTTTTAATAAAATCGATAAGATCTTCTCTACTTATTTCCCCCATGCTCTTTAATTCGTTCAATTTGCTCCGAGTCAGTGGCAGGTTCTACATGTAAAGAAATTTCGAAGGGGGGTTGTTAATGTGCTGGAGTTAATACCAAGAAACACTGATAAGGTAGATGCAAtctatgtatacatttttacacACTCATGAGTGGAGATGTGTATGAACTCATATAATAACATCTTTATATTACCactttgtatataatatctACACAGTCTTCGAAATTGAATTTATCAGTCTGCAAAAAGGTAAGAATGAACATGAGAATACctccttttaattttaattttttttattttattattcaaaacGGCAATGGGAGTACGAAATGTACAATGCTTTATCTCCTTTATCTGCTTCTATTTCTAGTTCTGtctctctttttctttttcttacgCCTTTTTCTTCCATGCACTTGTTCACTTTTGCTATTGTCCTAGTCTCTAAATCTGGGGCAGTATTATTTTGATGATCTCCTATCTTTTTCTTGTTGATATTTCCTTCTTGCTCATCCGCCTGAGTCTGTTTAAGCACTTGTTCACTGTTCTGCTTCTGCTTCATCATACGTTCATTGTCCTGGTCCTGtttctttctcttttcctcttcttccttttgtttgatttcatttatttgttcatttaagTATTCTCTGTGTTTCTTTAATTCATTTCCTTTCTTGGTATTTGATAAAACTagttcttttcctttttttcttatttcatCGTTCTTCCCTGATACCTTTTTCACAAGGTTATTGTACTAAGCATAGGTAGAACAACAATAAAAGGGAAcacatagaaaaaaaaaaagttaaaggttaaaaaaaaaatgctaaaGAACAACAGTTAAAAATGGTAACAGTGGTTAAGCAGTTAAATCATCAAACCATTAGATCGCCAAATGGATAAACGGATAGTAATCATAAAACTTGTTAAGGCAGGTAGCAAAGTAGTCCAGTTATGCAAAGTACCCATAACACGAAACATATAGCagtaaaaaaagacaaaCGCCGTAAAAGTTGTATACAAACAGAACAGAATGTAGATAAATGCACATTTACCCTTTTCTTATTTTCGGTAAAAGCtattttgaaattatttttatcttcatcCTTATAAAGAAACTTGTCAACGCTTGTTATCATGCTATGATAGTCTTCTAAcaactttttaaaagaacaaatgGGGACAAATATGGTAGAAGTAGTGCAAGTAGGTGAAAGGGAGGACTGTAGCAATAGTTTTGCATCAGGATATGTGCGATTGTTTACGAAATAAACAAGTAccca
Proteins encoded:
- the MYST gene encoding histone acetyltransferase, putative, which produces MGGSKSENLHLNRGAGIICKGSKGNSNKARGVTEKTVSGTATNETTTVPTRALNEVSTFTTAATNEAITAACADGGVSCDSKSLGKSEWNSKSKEKGGTISSSGNKYTKSSSNKARSTGKVVSSISKFNDSYALIFPNALPVKQVLWGLDPLNKVWRHCSIVYARAKNKKFNDMNLVFPLNINKSEYINKFNSELTTNNMNMKESDYDYYVHWEKFDRRLDCWLAYENLRLLEQEPDDGLPFIKAYDNNVSDHEHAGIDKEYLREHEENTKLKTINQIKFGKYLIDTWYFSPYPKEYQNIDILHICEFCLSFFKEENELTRHINKCEIRHPPGNEIYRNEKISIFEIDGNYFRIYCENLCFLSKLFLDHKTLKHRVNLFLFYVITEFDEYGYHITGYFSKEKYSKNNVSCILTLPQHQKKGYGKFLINFSYFLSQTEKRTGTPERPLSDLGVASYMAYWYETLLKVLVNYEQLSIQELSEITSIETNDIISCLEEKEIFKNVLNGESIYYINPKHMEFVLGKINQKNSELCRSRLHWVSYDYYLALYE